In the genome of Candidatus Phytoplasma solani, the window TAAATGTGAAGTTGAATTTACTGAAACAAAAGTAAGGCGAGAAAGAATGGGACATATTGAATTGCAAGCTCCAATTGTACATACTTGGTATCTTAATTCTTCTCCCAGTCGTTTAGCTATTCTTTTAAATATTAAAGCCAAAGATTTAGAAGAAATAGTTTATTATATTTCTTATGTTGTAATTGATCCTGGTAAAACAGATTTCAAAGAAAAAGAAATTATTTCAGAAAGCCAATATAGTCAAAATTTAACTCTTTTTGGGCCCCATGGTTTTGTTGCTTTAACAGGAGCTGAAGCAGTGAGAAAATTGTTGGAAAACCTTGATTTAGAAAAAACAATTAAACTTCTTAGAAAAAATTTATCCGAAGTTTCTAAACAAAAAAGAGAAAACTTGATTAAAAGGTTAGAAATTATTGAGTCTTTCTATCAATCTGATAATAAACCTGAGTGGATGGTAATGGATGTTATTTCTGTTTTGCCACCAGGATTAAGACCAATGGTTCCTTTAGATGGTGGTCGATTTGCTACTACCGAAGTTAATGACTTGTATCGACGCATTCTTAACCGTAATAATCGTTTAAAAAAACAAATGATGCAAAAAGCTCCAAGGTTAATTATTAAAAATGAAAAAAGAATGTTACAAGAAGCAGTCGATTGCTTATTTGATAATGATAAAAATTTCAAAAAAAACGTTAATAATGTTGAAAAAAACCATCCTCTTAAATCTTTATCTGAAATTCTTCGTGGTAAACAAGGTCGTTTTCGTCAAAATCTTTTAGGCAAAAGAGTTGATTATTCTGGTCGTTCAGTTATTATTGTAGGTCCTGATCTTAAAATGCATCAATGCGGTATTCCTCGCGAAATGGCAATTATTTTATTTAAACCCTTTATTCTTCAAAAATTACAAGAAACTAAAGGGATTGACAAAAAAAACGCGAATTCTATTTATGAAAAAATGAATGAAGAAGTTTGGAATGCTTTAGAAGAGGTAGTCAAAGAACATCCAGTGCTTCTTAATCGCGCGCCAACACTTCACCGCTTAGGTATTCAAGCTTTTGACCCAAAATTAATTGATGGAAAAGCTATTCGCCTACACCCTTTAGTAACTCCTGCTTTTAATGCTGATTTTGATGGTGATCAAATGGCTGTTTATGTACCTCTTTCTTTGGAAGCTCAAGCTGAGGCACGTTTGTTAATGCTTGTCTCCAATAATATTTTAGATCCTAAAAATGGTAGACCTGTTGTTACTCCTTCACAAGATATGGTTTTAGGCAATTATTATTTAACTATCGAAGAAAAAAAAGATCGTATTTTAAAAGGTTATAACACTTCTCAAAGAAATTCGGAACATCAACAAAAGCACCGCAACGAAGGAACTTTTTTTACTGACATCAACGAAGCTAAAATTGCTTACCAAAATAAAGAAATTGAACTTCATACAAGAATTTTTATCAAACCACAATCAATTAATTTATCTTTTACCGAAGAACAAAAAGAAAAATATTTAATGACTACTTTAGGAAAATTAATTTTTAACGATATTTTACCCCCTAATTTTCCTTACATTAACGAACCGACTCAGTTAAATTTATATGTTAAAACTCCTGATAAATATTTTTTAAATCCAGGAAATCACCCAAAATCATTTTTGAAAAAACTCCCTGCTCCTAAACCTTTTAATAAAAAATTCTTATCAATGATTATTGCTTGTTTTTTTAAACAAATGAAAATCACAGAAACTTCTAAAATGTTAGATCACATTAAAAATTTAGGTTTTAAATACTCTACTATTGCAGGAATTACTGTTTCTTTTGCTGACATCAATACTTATTCTGGTAAAGATAAATTATTAGAAAAAGTTGAAAATCGAAATATCCAAATTGAAAACTGGTATCAGCAAGGTTTTTTGACAGATGTAGAACGTCGTCGTTTAGTTATTAACGAGTGGAAAGTTATTCGTGATCAAATTCAAGAAGGTTTAATGAAAGAATTTCAACAAGATAATCATATTTTTATGATGAGCGAAAGTGGAGCGCGTGGTAGTGTTTCTAACTTTACTCAATTAGCAGGAATGAGAGGGTTAATGAATAACCCCAAAGGAGAAATTATTGAAGTCCCTGTTAAAGCCTCTTTTCTAGAAGGTTTGAAGATGTCTGAATTTTTTATCTCTACCCATGGAGCGCGTAAAGGTTCAACAGATACTGCTTTAAAAACAGCTGAATCAGGTTATTTAACTCGTCGTTTAGTCGATGTTACACAAGATATTGTAGTTATTAAAGATGATTGCGGCAGTGATCGTAGCTTTATTGTTGAAGCAATAATAAGCGATGGCAAAGAAATTGTTTCTTTAAAAAACCGTATTTTAGGACGTTTTGCTAGTCGTGACATTTGTCACCCTAAAAGCCATGATATTATTGTGGTTTGCAATGAACTAATTACAGAAGCAAAAGCGCAAGATATTGTTGATGCTAAAATTAAAAAAGTTCCGATCAGAAGTGTTTTAACTTGTAATTGTGAATACGGTATTTGTTCTAAAGATTATGGCTTTAATTTAGCTACTAACAAACTAGTAGAAATTGGCGAAGCTGTTGGTGTTATTGCTGCTCAGTCTATCGGAGAGCCAGGAACTCAACTAACTATGAGAACTTTCCACACTGGAGGTGTTGCTTCAGCATCAGACATTACTCAAGGTCTTCCAAGGATAGAAGAGTTATTTGAAGTAAGAAAACCAAAAGGAAAAGCTTTAATTAGTGAATTTAAAGGTAAAATTAAAAAAATCAATAAAATTCGTTCCCAACATCCAGAAATTGTGATAGCCATAGAAAACGAATCTAAGAAAGAACAATGTTATATCTTAGAACCTAATGTTGACATTTTAGTTGGCAAAAATAATGATGTTTATCCAGGGCAAAAACTGACTTCTGGATCAATTGATTTAAAAGAACTTTTAAGGGTGGCAGGAACCATTGCAACACAAAAATATATTTTAGCAGAAGTACAAAAAGTTTATTGTGCCCAAAATGTTTTTATTAGTGATAAACATATCGAAATTATTATTCATCAAATGTTTAAACAAATTTTAATCATTAACGAAGGAGAAACACAACTTTTACCAGGCACTGAAATTCCTATCAACAGTTTTAAAAAAGCTAATCTAGAAATGTTACAAGAAAAAAAACATTTAGCTATCGGGCGACCGATTATTTTAGGAATTACCCGTTCTTCTTTAAGAAGTGATTCTTTACTTTCTGCTGCATCTTTTCAGGAAACTACCAAAATTTTAATTGATGCCGCTATTAAAGGAAAAGTTGATCATTTATATGGTTTAAAAGAAAACGTAATTATTGGTGGTTTAATTCCAGCTGGCACAGGTATTTTAGAAACTGTTGAATTTGAATATCCTAAAGTTACACTTGCTAAAAATGAAAATAAAGATTAAATAAAACAAATTAAGAAAGGAAAAACCAATGCCTACTGTTTCTCAGTTAATTAAAAAAAGAAGAATTAGTAAAACTCCTAAAACTAAAGCTCCAGCTTTAAGTTATGGTTTTAATGTTTTACAAAAAAAAGTTCAAAATTATAGTTCTCCTCAAAAAATGGGAGTTTGTCTTCGTGTTACTACTATGACTCCTAAAAAACCTAACTCGGCTTTGCGTAAATTTGCAAGAGTTCGTTTAAGTAACGGTTCTGAAGTAACTGCTTATATTCCTGGTGTAGGTCATTCTTTGCAAGAACACAGTTCAGTTTTAGTTCGCGGTGGAAAAGTCAAAGATCTTCCAGGAGTACGTTATCATATCGTTCGTGGCACTTTAGATGCTA includes:
- the rpoC gene encoding DNA-directed RNA polymerase subunit beta', with the protein product MSDTQLFRSIETLNFSAQTLEKLKLSGINNLEDFNTFSLEELRFLLQETFLEVLPILKQFALPRDLKNLNLNNDIIEKFALLGIYDFEQLLKTEISILHQTFESDHISWQKLNELFELYQHFAKETLILSNKEYGSRDYDYFKIRLASPEEIRQWSYGEITSYETINYRTYKPEFGGLFCQKIFGPVVDFQCACSKKQISNKSQFCSKCEVEFTETKVRRERMGHIELQAPIVHTWYLNSSPSRLAILLNIKAKDLEEIVYYISYVVIDPGKTDFKEKEIISESQYSQNLTLFGPHGFVALTGAEAVRKLLENLDLEKTIKLLRKNLSEVSKQKRENLIKRLEIIESFYQSDNKPEWMVMDVISVLPPGLRPMVPLDGGRFATTEVNDLYRRILNRNNRLKKQMMQKAPRLIIKNEKRMLQEAVDCLFDNDKNFKKNVNNVEKNHPLKSLSEILRGKQGRFRQNLLGKRVDYSGRSVIIVGPDLKMHQCGIPREMAIILFKPFILQKLQETKGIDKKNANSIYEKMNEEVWNALEEVVKEHPVLLNRAPTLHRLGIQAFDPKLIDGKAIRLHPLVTPAFNADFDGDQMAVYVPLSLEAQAEARLLMLVSNNILDPKNGRPVVTPSQDMVLGNYYLTIEEKKDRILKGYNTSQRNSEHQQKHRNEGTFFTDINEAKIAYQNKEIELHTRIFIKPQSINLSFTEEQKEKYLMTTLGKLIFNDILPPNFPYINEPTQLNLYVKTPDKYFLNPGNHPKSFLKKLPAPKPFNKKFLSMIIACFFKQMKITETSKMLDHIKNLGFKYSTIAGITVSFADINTYSGKDKLLEKVENRNIQIENWYQQGFLTDVERRRLVINEWKVIRDQIQEGLMKEFQQDNHIFMMSESGARGSVSNFTQLAGMRGLMNNPKGEIIEVPVKASFLEGLKMSEFFISTHGARKGSTDTALKTAESGYLTRRLVDVTQDIVVIKDDCGSDRSFIVEAIISDGKEIVSLKNRILGRFASRDICHPKSHDIIVVCNELITEAKAQDIVDAKIKKVPIRSVLTCNCEYGICSKDYGFNLATNKLVEIGEAVGVIAAQSIGEPGTQLTMRTFHTGGVASASDITQGLPRIEELFEVRKPKGKALISEFKGKIKKINKIRSQHPEIVIAIENESKKEQCYILEPNVDILVGKNNDVYPGQKLTSGSIDLKELLRVAGTIATQKYILAEVQKVYCAQNVFISDKHIEIIIHQMFKQILIINEGETQLLPGTEIPINSFKKANLEMLQEKKHLAIGRPIILGITRSSLRSDSLLSAASFQETTKILIDAAIKGKVDHLYGLKENVIIGGLIPAGTGILETVEFEYPKVTLAKNENKD
- the rpsL gene encoding 30S ribosomal protein S12; this translates as MPTVSQLIKKRRISKTPKTKAPALSYGFNVLQKKVQNYSSPQKMGVCLRVTTMTPKKPNSALRKFARVRLSNGSEVTAYIPGVGHSLQEHSSVLVRGGKVKDLPGVRYHIVRGTLDATGVANRQQGRSKYGSKRPKVKK